AAGACGGTGCGCGAGTTGCAAGGCCACCTCCGGACGCTCACGGGGTCTTGCCGCCTCCTCATCGACGCGCGCAGCAAGGGCGTGGATTCTCTGGCGCAGATCGAGGCGCTGGACTGGCAGCACTTCGCCGTGGCCGTCGAGCAGGCCGAAGTGCTCGGGCGACCGGAAACCGTCGATCGCACCGCCGAATTGATCGAGCGGCATCGGACGGTGAAGCTCTTTGTCGGCGCTTTTCTCAACGCCTTCGAGTTTCGCGGCGCCGGCGCGGTTCAGGGGCTCCTGTCAGCGCTGGCCATCATCGCGGAGCTATATCGGACCGGCAAACGGCGCTTGCCTGATCGCGTGCCGCTACGCTTTGTGCCGCCCGCATGGCGCCCGTTCGTCCTGCGGGATGGCATCGTTGATCGTGCCGCTTATGAACTATGCGCCTTGTCGCAACTACGCGAGCGGTTGCGAGCCGGGGATATATGGGTCGCGGGAAGCCGGCAGTTTCGCGATTTCGACAGCTATCTCATACCGCCGGCGACCTTTGCGGCGCTGCGCGAGAAGGGGCCGTTGCCGCTCGCCATCGAAACGGATTTCGAGCGCCATATCGAGGAACGGCGCACCAGGCTCGACACGGCGATCGAGCAGGTAACGGTCCTTGCACGGCAAGGGGAGCTGCCCCAGGTTAAGCTTGACGAAAACGGTCTCATCATCTCGCCGCTGAAGGCGGCAACACCGCCCGCCACCGAGATTGCCCGTCGCGCCGCCTATGATCGACTGCCGCGCGTGAAGATCACCGATCTTCTGCTGGAGGTCGATGCCTGGACCGGGTTCAGCGAATGCTTCATCCATCGTCGTTCGGGCCGGGAAGCCGACGATCGCAATGCGCTGCTCACGGTCATCCTCGCCGATGGCATCAATCTCGGCCTCACACGCATGGCGGAAACCTGCCGGGGCGCAAGTCTGCGTCAGCTCGCCCATCTTCACGACTGGCACATCAGCGAAGCCGCCTATGGCGAAGCGTTGGGAAGGCTGATCGACGCCCATCGCGCCATGCCGCTCGCCGCGCTGTGGGGAGACGGCACCACTTCGTCGAGCGACGGACAGCAATTTCATGCCGGGGGCCGTGGGGCCGCGATCGGCGACATCAACGCGCGCAGCGGCAACGAACCAGGCGTTGCCTTCTACACCCATGTCTCGGATCGATATGACCCCTTCGCAAGTCGGGTGATCGCGGCGACCGCTGGCGAAGCGCCCTATGTGCTGGATGGCTTGCTGTATCACCAGACCGGCCTGACGATCGAGGAGCACTACACCGATACGGGCGGGGCATCGGACCATGTGTTCGGCCTCATGCCCTTCTTCGGCTACCGCTTCGCGCCGCGCCTGCGCGACATCAAGGAGCGTCGTTTACACCTCCTTCCCGGCCAAGAATCCGGCCCCTTGCTTGCCGGCATGACGGCCGAACCGATCGCATTGGGTCATGTCGCGGCGCATTGGGACGAACTGCTGCGGTTCGCCACGTCGATCCGCACCGGCACCGTCACTGCTTCGGCAATGCTGCGCCGCTTGTCCGCCTATCCGCGACAGAACGGACTGGCCCTCGCACTACGCGAGCTGGGCCGCCTCGAACGCTCCATTTTCATGCTCGACTGGCTGCGCGACATCGACCTGCGCCGGCGCACCCAGGCGGGCCTCAACAAAGGCGAAGCCCGCAACGCGCTCGCCCGCGCGCTCTTCTTCAACCAGCTCGGCGAACTGCGCGATCGTCGGTTCGAGAACCAGACCTATCGCGCCTCCGGCCTCAACCTGCTCGTCGCCGCCATCATCTTGTGGAACACTCGCTATCTCGAAATGGCGCTGGCGGACATCGGCACAGCCGACGAAATCGCACGCCACATCGCGCCATTGGGCTGGGAGCATATCTCGCTGACCGGTGACTATAGCTGGAATGTTGAAGATCAACCCGATCCGGACGCCTTGCGACCGCTGCGCGCCGTCAACTCCCTACTTGCCGCGTGACGTTCGCTATCCGTTCGCCCTTTCCGTGCAGATACGTCACTTTCGTGTAGTCACCCCCACAGGAGGATGCCGGCGATCAGCGCCTTGGCTTCCTCGTTCCAATGCGCCTCGCCGGCTTCGCCGGGAGCGTCATAGACCAGCGCGTCGGCCAGCGTCATGCAGTCGTCGGCGAGATCGAGGCCGGCAGGGTCGATGCGATCGAGCGGATTGAAGGCAGCGCCGGGAAGGCCCGTCACCCCGAACGGATCGAGGACATGGACCGGGCCGAACTTTGCCCGATGGCGGGCGGTGATGCGGGCATTCTCGCCCTTGGGGTCGATGCAGACGACCGGGCCGGGATAGTCGAGCAGGTTGGGAATGATGGTCCCCACGCCCTTGCCGGTGCGCGTCGGCGCGATCGTCAGCAGATGCGAGGGGCCGGCATAGCGCAGCAGCCTGCCGTTCTTGCGGTCGCGGCCGATCAGCAGGCCGTCGCCATTTTGGGCGAGGGGGCGAGTTTCCCGATCGGTGGCGAAGCGGGCCGAGCCGTGCGTGGCATCGCCGGCAGGGCCGCCGTAGCGCAGGATCAGCGGTTGAAAGAGGGCGCGCAGCGCGACGAGGATGACGACGATCGCCGTCAGCATCATGACGGTCTGATAGATATGGGAATCGTGGGCCAGGCCGAGCAGCCTGCCAAGAATGAGCGGCACCCCAAGCCCCAGCACCAGGCCGGTGATGAGGAACAGGACCAGGACGCCGAACAGGTGGCGGATGAGGGCGACCGGGCTGGTGACGAGGGCCGTGATCGCCCATATCGGCTGTTCGCGCGCGAGCCGCGCGAGGTTGCGGATCGCGCGGCCGAGCTGGCGGAACCATTCCATCATCAGGATTCCCTCCCGCTGTCGTTTTCGAGATGTTCGGCGCAGATCGCGGCGGCGATCGTGTGGAGATGCTTCACGCGGTCAACGAGCCAGGCCAGTTCGTCGGGGGTGATTTCATAGGCATGGGAATAGCGCGCCTCGACATAGGCGCGCTGGAGCTGCGCAAAATGGCGGCGGGCGGCGCGGGTATCGCGCGGCCAGGCTTCGATCAGCCGGGGATCGAGATTTTCGGCAAGCGAGCGCAGGATGCCGATGCGGTGCGATTTGGGCGCGTAGAGCGTCAGGACGAGCAGCAGGCCATGATAGGCGCGCTCGACGGCCTGGTGGAGCATGAACGCGGCATGGTTGGTCTCGCCGTCGCGGATCGCATATTCGGCGAGCGTCAGGCAGTATGCGGCATCGGGGAGCCACTTGTCATAATGCGCCCTGGCTTCGGCGTGGCGTTCCTGCGCGTCGAGCTGGCGCGGCACGGCGAGGCGCTGTCCCGGCGCTTCGTAGAGGGCGATCCCATCGCGGGCTATGTCGGCGAAGAAGGGACGGCCGCGCGCGAGCT
This window of the Sphingomonas bisphenolicum genome carries:
- a CDS encoding Tn3 family transposase; protein product: MARRRLVSLEIWARHYGAPLDEREIARHYTLTSDDLEIVGRRRGDATRLGYAMLMLYMRWPGRALEAGEVPPAPVLAYVAQQLGVAPAAFADYAHRDQTRREHLVEIRRSHGFRIFDRNAFREVVAFSVPIAQTIIHPGQMADVIVDELRRLQILLPSPSILEAVLRRARQQAEQLTYEVLTNGLLPDTLQGLDDLLARRPGQVATWLSWMRNAPQSPAARNILRLIERLAYIRALGLDRARADMIPALTFDRLADEGSRITPQHLGELNALRRHATLAATGIRLEESLTDATLTMFDKLLGSMARRAENRTRDKALKTVRELQGHLRTLTGSCRLLIDARSKGVDSLAQIEALDWQHFAVAVEQAEVLGRPETVDRTAELIERHRTVKLFVGAFLNAFEFRGAGAVQGLLSALAIIAELYRTGKRRLPDRVPLRFVPPAWRPFVLRDGIVDRAAYELCALSQLRERLRAGDIWVAGSRQFRDFDSYLIPPATFAALREKGPLPLAIETDFERHIEERRTRLDTAIEQVTVLARQGELPQVKLDENGLIISPLKAATPPATEIARRAAYDRLPRVKITDLLLEVDAWTGFSECFIHRRSGREADDRNALLTVILADGINLGLTRMAETCRGASLRQLAHLHDWHISEAAYGEALGRLIDAHRAMPLAALWGDGTTSSSDGQQFHAGGRGAAIGDINARSGNEPGVAFYTHVSDRYDPFASRVIAATAGEAPYVLDGLLYHQTGLTIEEHYTDTGGASDHVFGLMPFFGYRFAPRLRDIKERRLHLLPGQESGPLLAGMTAEPIALGHVAAHWDELLRFATSIRTGTVTASAMLRRLSAYPRQNGLALALRELGRLERSIFMLDWLRDIDLRRRTQAGLNKGEARNALARALFFNQLGELRDRRFENQTYRASGLNLLVAAIILWNTRYLEMALADIGTADEIARHIAPLGWEHISLTGDYSWNVEDQPDPDALRPLRAVNSLLAA